In one window of Streptomyces roseofulvus DNA:
- the rlmB gene encoding 23S rRNA (guanosine(2251)-2'-O)-methyltransferase RlmB produces the protein MAGNSQRRGRRTSNKKGATVGSGGKRRRALEGKGPTPKAENRKGHKAYRVSNAMARNAAKRKPVARRGGKGQAEMVVGRNPVFEALRDGVPATTLYVQQFIDNDERVREALNLATGRGNINIMEAPRPELDRMTNGLNHQGLVLQVPPYEYAHPEDLAAHAYDEHEDPLIVALDGVTDPRNLGAVVRSVSAFGGHGVVVPERRAAGMTAGAWKTSAGTAARTPVARATNLTRCLQEYQKAGLTVVGLSADGDTEVHELEALEGPVVIVVGSEGKGLSRLVGETCDFLVRIPMPGGAESLNAGVAAGVVLYEAARRRM, from the coding sequence ATGGCCGGGAACAGCCAGCGCAGGGGACGTCGCACGTCCAACAAGAAGGGCGCGACGGTCGGCAGCGGTGGCAAGCGACGCCGCGCCCTGGAAGGCAAGGGCCCGACGCCCAAGGCCGAGAACCGCAAGGGCCACAAGGCCTACCGGGTCTCCAACGCGATGGCCCGGAACGCGGCCAAGCGCAAGCCCGTCGCCCGCCGCGGCGGCAAGGGCCAGGCCGAGATGGTCGTCGGCCGCAACCCCGTCTTCGAGGCGCTGCGCGACGGCGTCCCCGCCACCACCCTCTACGTCCAGCAGTTCATCGACAACGACGAGCGCGTGCGCGAGGCCCTCAACCTCGCCACCGGCCGCGGCAACATCAACATCATGGAGGCGCCGCGCCCCGAGCTCGACCGGATGACCAACGGCCTGAACCACCAGGGCCTCGTCCTCCAGGTCCCGCCGTACGAGTACGCACACCCCGAGGACCTCGCCGCACACGCCTACGACGAGCACGAGGACCCGCTGATCGTCGCCCTCGACGGCGTCACCGACCCGCGCAACCTCGGCGCCGTCGTCCGCTCCGTCTCCGCCTTCGGCGGCCACGGCGTCGTCGTCCCCGAGCGCCGCGCGGCCGGCATGACCGCCGGCGCCTGGAAGACCTCGGCCGGCACCGCCGCCCGCACCCCGGTGGCCCGCGCCACCAACCTCACCCGCTGCCTGCAGGAGTACCAGAAGGCCGGACTCACGGTCGTCGGCCTCTCCGCGGACGGCGACACCGAGGTCCACGAGCTGGAGGCCCTCGAAGGCCCCGTCGTCATCGTGGTCGGCTCCGAGGGCAAGGGCCTCTCCCGCCTGGTCGGCGAGACCTGCGACTTCCTCGTCCGCATCCCGATGCCCGGCGGCGCCGAGTCCCTCAACGCCGGAGTCGCCGCCGGCGTCGTCCTCTACGAGGCCGCCCGCCGCCGCATGTGA